The Hypanus sabinus isolate sHypSab1 chromosome 3, sHypSab1.hap1, whole genome shotgun sequence genome contains a region encoding:
- the nkx6.1 gene encoding homeobox protein Nkx-6.1 — translation MLAVGQMDGSRQSAFVLNSPPLAALHSMTEMKNPLYPYSMQPGAGTGPGASSTSSSPSPPGIISAATTAAAAAAAAGLKCTSSLPGFMTQQLSSATPHGINDILNRPVMVPGGVGGGGGGGGGGGGGGGGGGGGVASSLLSGIPRFNTSLSPPPPGMYFSPAAAAAAAAAAAAVARYPKPLAELPGRTPIFWPGVMQSPPWREARLGCSPHQGAMLIDKDGKRKHTRPTFSGQQIFALEKTFEQTKYLAGPERARLAYSLGMTESQVKVWFQNRRTKWRKKHAAEMATAKKKQDSETERLKGTSENDDDDDEYNKPLDPNSDDEKISQLLKKHKPTTLHVHTSENESS, via the exons ATGTTAGCGGTTGGACAGATGGACGGGAGCCGGCAGAGCGCGTTCGTGCTGAACAGCCCACCGTTAGCGGCCCTGCATTCAATGACCGAGATGAAGAACCCCTTGTACCCTTACTCTATGCAGCCCGGAGCTGGGACGGGGCCTGGGGCATCATCAACTTCATCGTCCCCTAGCCCACCAGGTATTATCAGTGCAGCTACCACCGCGGCGGCGGCGGCAGCGGCGGCGGGGCTCAAGTGCACGTCCAGCCTGCCCGGTTTCATGACACAGCAATTGTCCTCCGCCACTCCTCACGGCATTAACGATATCCTGAACCGTCCCGTGATGGTGCCGGGCGGggtaggtggaggaggaggaggcggCGGTGGCGGAGGCGGAGGtggaggtggtggaggaggaggggtcgCTTCCTCTTTGCTTTCAGGAATCCCGCGATTTAACACTAGCCTGAGTCCCCCGCCACCAGGCATGTACTTTAGCCCGGCGGCGGCGGCAGCAGCAGCGGCGGCGGCGGCAGCTGTGGCCCGTTACCCCAAACCGCTGGCCGAGTTGCCGGGGAGGACGCCTATCTTCTGGCCTGGAGTTATGCAGAGTCCGCCGTGGAGGGAAGCCAGACTGGGCTGTTCACCCC ATCAGGGCGCCATGCTGATTGACAAAGACGGAAAGAGAAAACACACCAGGCCTACATTTTCGGGTCAACAAATTTTTGCATTGGAAAAAACTTTTGAACAAACTAAATATTTAGCAGGACCTGAAAGGGCGAGACTGGCGTATTCACTCGGAATGACGGAGAGTCAAGTCAAG GTCTGGTTTCAGAACAGGCGGACGAAGTGGAGGAAGAAGCACGCTGCAGAGATGGCGACAGCCAAGAAGAAACAGGACTCGGAGACAGAGAGACTAAAAGGCACCTCGGAGAACGACGATGACGACGATGAGTACAACAAACCCCTGGATCCCAATTCCGACGATGAAAAGATTTCCCAGTTACTAAAGAAACACAAACCCACTACATTGCACGTCCATACAAGTGAAAACGAGAGTTCCTAA